From a single Haladaptatus sp. R4 genomic region:
- a CDS encoding MnhB domain-containing protein, with translation MSDEADTTVITRTVTRTVVPLILVTAIAFLLQGHNLPGGGFIAGVMTATAVALIYVVFGQAFLETDIIAGSAVGRDGTREVGTRQVSAFLTVFALGLTIAAGSGLVPILFEAPFLTQAVVFVEHLPIVHDIELTSAFAFDFGVYLVVVGALLTVLAVVGAE, from the coding sequence ATGAGCGACGAAGCCGACACGACGGTCATCACCCGAACCGTGACGCGGACCGTCGTTCCGCTGATCCTCGTGACGGCCATTGCCTTCCTCCTCCAAGGTCACAACCTCCCCGGAGGGGGTTTCATCGCGGGAGTCATGACCGCTACGGCGGTTGCACTCATCTACGTCGTCTTCGGTCAGGCCTTCCTCGAAACGGACATCATCGCGGGGTCGGCCGTCGGGCGGGACGGGACGCGCGAAGTGGGTACCCGACAGGTGTCGGCGTTCCTCACCGTCTTCGCGCTCGGCCTCACGATAGCCGCGGGAAGCGGACTCGTTCCCATCCTGTTCGAGGCGCCGTTTTTGACCCAAGCGGTGGTGTTCGTCGAGCATCTCCCGATCGTTCACGACATCGAATTAACCAGCGCCTTCGCGTTCGATTTCGGCGTCTATCTCGTCGTCGTCGGGGCGCTCCTGACCGTACTCGCGGTGGTGGGAGCCGAATGA
- a CDS encoding ArsB/NhaD family transporter gives MDYGLIAAVTVFILTYALIISERIDRSTVAMAGAAAMVLLGIIFDYFSQEEVITAIDWNTIGLLLGMMLIVGILEETGLFEALAVYAAKVSRGNYYYMIVLFSVLTAIGSMTIDNVTTVLLVAPVSLRICDDLGVDAKPVLLMEATFANIGGVGTLVGDPPNIIIGSAAGLTYVDFLYNLLPVVLLSMVLTLIAFRYYLSDKIEEANEIIRERTTENSILDHEPREQVKNWGLLYRSLGVLVLVTVGFALQGITGLEPATVALAGASLLLLIANQDMEEMVSRVEWTTLLFFAGLFVVVDGIAKTGVLTTVAKAIASLSTSHYSASIVVLLISAVGSGIVDNIPFTAAMIPVINSMNSQLGLHGNELWWALAMGAGFGGNATYIGSSATVVAVKISERHGDPITFRYWLRYGTAIMLVTVFTGILDLTVRFFVLPNFA, from the coding sequence ATGGATTACGGTCTTATCGCGGCAGTAACCGTCTTCATACTCACGTACGCGCTCATTATCAGCGAACGTATCGACCGCTCCACCGTCGCGATGGCGGGTGCCGCCGCGATGGTGCTGTTGGGTATCATCTTCGACTACTTCTCGCAGGAGGAGGTCATCACCGCCATCGACTGGAACACCATCGGTCTCCTGCTCGGGATGATGCTTATCGTCGGAATTCTCGAAGAGACCGGCCTGTTCGAGGCGCTGGCTGTGTACGCCGCCAAGGTTTCTCGCGGGAACTACTACTACATGATCGTGCTGTTCAGCGTCCTCACCGCCATCGGGTCGATGACCATCGACAACGTCACGACGGTGCTCCTCGTCGCGCCGGTGTCGCTGCGCATCTGTGACGACCTCGGCGTGGACGCCAAACCGGTGTTGCTCATGGAGGCGACCTTCGCCAACATCGGCGGCGTCGGAACCCTCGTCGGCGACCCGCCGAACATCATCATCGGGAGCGCGGCAGGGCTCACCTACGTCGATTTCCTCTACAATCTGCTGCCCGTCGTCCTCCTGAGCATGGTGCTCACGCTCATCGCCTTCCGCTACTACCTCTCGGACAAAATCGAGGAGGCGAACGAGATCATCCGGGAACGTACCACCGAAAACAGTATCCTCGACCACGAACCGCGTGAGCAGGTCAAAAATTGGGGACTCCTCTACCGGAGCCTCGGTGTTCTGGTCCTCGTAACCGTCGGGTTCGCCCTGCAGGGAATCACGGGTCTCGAACCGGCGACAGTGGCGCTGGCTGGCGCTTCGTTGCTCTTACTCATCGCCAATCAGGACATGGAAGAGATGGTTTCCCGCGTCGAGTGGACGACGCTCCTGTTCTTCGCGGGCCTGTTCGTCGTCGTCGACGGGATCGCCAAAACCGGCGTCCTCACGACGGTCGCGAAGGCAATCGCGAGCCTGAGCACGAGCCACTATTCGGCCTCCATCGTCGTGCTGCTCATCTCGGCCGTCGGTTCGGGTATCGTCGACAACATCCCGTTCACGGCGGCCATGATTCCGGTCATCAACTCGATGAACTCGCAACTCGGTCTCCACGGTAACGAACTCTGGTGGGCGCTCGCGATGGGTGCCGGATTCGGTGGGAACGCCACCTACATCGGTTCCTCCGCGACCGTCGTGGCCGTCAAAATCAGCGAGCGTCACGGCGACCCGATCACGTTCCGCTACTGGCTACGGTACGGGACGGCCATCATGCTCGTGACGGTCTTCACCGGGATTCTCGATCTCACGGTGCGGTTCTTCGTTCTCCCGAACTTCGCGTAG
- a CDS encoding mechanosensitive ion channel family protein gives MAAEWQVLLQQEYRIVLAILILIVGGIAGYLLGRLNMRILRAAGLHEVVEGTPFERTARSLGTTTVSLIARLTSWFIYGVTILLALNTAELPLSTQLFWQIILFTPQLFVAALVFIIGFIVADKAELLVSERLRSVKLPEVNVIPRIVKYSIVYIASLIALSQIGIAVMTLLVLFGAYVVAAIVFGAVAFWDLLRSSAAGIYLLLNQPYGIGDEVRVAGNQGIVQEVDLFVTHIENDGEEFIIPNHLVFRKGAVRLRN, from the coding sequence ATGGCCGCGGAATGGCAGGTACTCCTCCAACAGGAGTACCGAATCGTCCTCGCCATCCTCATTCTCATCGTCGGTGGCATCGCCGGGTATCTGCTCGGTCGATTGAACATGCGTATCCTCCGTGCCGCAGGACTCCACGAAGTCGTGGAGGGGACGCCGTTCGAGCGCACCGCCCGAAGCCTCGGTACCACGACGGTCTCTCTCATCGCCCGTCTCACGTCGTGGTTCATCTACGGCGTCACGATCCTTCTCGCGCTCAACACGGCCGAACTACCGCTGAGCACGCAACTTTTCTGGCAGATAATCCTCTTCACACCGCAGTTGTTCGTCGCGGCACTCGTGTTCATCATCGGGTTCATCGTTGCGGACAAGGCCGAACTGCTCGTCAGCGAGCGACTCCGGAGCGTCAAACTCCCCGAAGTCAACGTCATCCCCCGAATCGTCAAGTACAGCATCGTCTACATCGCCTCGCTCATCGCGCTGAGCCAGATCGGCATCGCGGTGATGACCTTGCTCGTCCTCTTCGGCGCGTACGTCGTCGCCGCCATCGTCTTCGGCGCGGTGGCGTTCTGGGACCTCCTCCGCTCCTCCGCGGCGGGAATCTATCTCTTGCTCAACCAACCCTACGGCATCGGCGACGAGGTCCGTGTCGCCGGAAACCAGGGTATCGTCCAGGAGGTAGATCTGTTCGTCACTCACATCGAAAACGACGGCGAGGAGTTCATCATTCCCAACCATCTCGTCTTCCGGAAGGGTGCGGTCCGACTTCGAAACTGA
- a CDS encoding helix-turn-helix transcriptional regulator has protein sequence MTRWHQSGTRRDMCILLAEAGELRGQKLKTRLESHYDKQLDPKRYYATLERLVESGHVERRVEGLYDVFTLTEIGEQRLREQFEWMRERVEE, from the coding sequence ATGACACGCTGGCACCAGAGCGGCACCCGCCGCGACATGTGCATCCTCCTCGCCGAGGCCGGGGAACTCCGCGGCCAGAAACTCAAGACGAGACTCGAATCACACTACGACAAACAACTCGATCCGAAGCGATACTACGCGACGCTGGAGCGCCTCGTCGAAAGCGGGCACGTGGAGCGACGGGTCGAAGGGCTATACGACGTGTTCACGCTGACAGAAATCGGGGAACAACGGCTACGGGAGCAGTTCGAGTGGATGCGGGAACGGGTCGAGGAGTAG
- the coaBC gene encoding bifunctional phosphopantothenoylcysteine decarboxylase/phosphopantothenate--cysteine ligase CoaBC, whose product MLTGVNVALGVTGSIAAVKVVELAHELRRRGANVRAVMSPSAKGIINPWAVEFATDNPVVTEITGKVEHVELCGREGWADVFLVAPATANTVGKIAGAIDDTPVTTCATTALGADVPVVIAPAMHEPMYDHPGVLDAIDRVESWGVAFVDPRIEEGKAKIATQDAIALDVARATTPDLFGGKRVVITSGATSEAIDPVRIITSRSSGKTGRAVARACYVYGASVTLIHDGPTVPYATVEQVETSAEMLDAVRQHIEGLPADALVSVAAISDYTADDEDEKIRSGRELTLDLHPTPKLIDTVRDEHPTLPIIGFKAETSGDDDAMVVAARETLERADCSFVVANDASVMGEEETRTLFVRPNSVREYSGSKDELGLTVAEELAGELADE is encoded by the coding sequence ATGCTGACCGGAGTGAACGTGGCCTTGGGGGTGACCGGAAGTATCGCGGCGGTGAAAGTGGTCGAACTGGCACACGAGTTGCGCAGGCGCGGCGCGAACGTCCGCGCGGTGATGTCGCCGAGCGCGAAGGGCATCATCAATCCGTGGGCCGTCGAGTTCGCCACCGACAACCCGGTCGTCACCGAGATAACGGGGAAAGTCGAACACGTCGAACTCTGCGGCCGTGAGGGCTGGGCCGACGTGTTCCTCGTCGCGCCCGCGACGGCGAACACCGTCGGGAAAATCGCGGGAGCCATCGACGACACGCCCGTCACGACCTGCGCGACGACGGCACTCGGCGCGGACGTGCCCGTCGTCATCGCGCCCGCCATGCACGAACCCATGTACGACCACCCCGGCGTCCTCGATGCCATCGACCGCGTCGAATCGTGGGGCGTCGCGTTCGTCGACCCGAGAATCGAAGAAGGGAAGGCGAAAATCGCCACTCAGGACGCCATCGCGCTCGACGTCGCCCGCGCGACCACCCCCGACCTGTTCGGCGGAAAGCGCGTCGTGATCACCAGCGGCGCGACCAGCGAGGCCATCGACCCCGTCCGAATCATCACGAGTCGCTCCTCCGGAAAGACGGGGCGAGCGGTCGCCCGCGCCTGCTACGTCTACGGCGCTTCCGTCACGCTGATTCACGACGGACCGACCGTCCCTTACGCCACCGTCGAGCAGGTCGAGACCAGCGCCGAGATGCTCGACGCCGTCCGCCAGCACATCGAAGGACTTCCGGCCGACGCTCTCGTCTCCGTCGCCGCCATCAGCGACTACACCGCCGACGACGAGGACGAAAAGATCCGGTCGGGACGGGAACTCACCCTCGACTTGCATCCGACTCCCAAACTCATCGACACGGTTCGGGACGAACATCCCACCCTCCCCATCATTGGGTTCAAGGCCGAAACGAGCGGCGACGACGACGCGATGGTCGTCGCCGCCCGTGAAACCCTGGAACGGGCCGACTGCTCGTTCGTCGTCGCGAACGACGCGAGCGTCATGGGGGAGGAGGAAACGAGGACGCTGTTCGTCCGGCCGAACAGCGTCCGGGAGTACAGCGGGAGCAAGGACGAACTGGGACTCACCGTCGCCGAGGAACTCGCGGGCGAACTTGCAGACGAGTGA
- a CDS encoding universal stress protein — protein MYDNVLVPTDGSDVSEKAVEHAIHQAKQDGGKLHVLHTVDADTLPSSVSSISVDDEFKEMGEDIVEGVVKQAESEGVEAEGTVISGSSAEQIVKYADEHDIDLIVMGTHGRTGIGRVISGSVTEHVVRSATVPVLVIHIEDPADADDD, from the coding sequence ATGTACGACAACGTGTTGGTTCCGACGGACGGAAGCGACGTCTCCGAAAAAGCGGTCGAGCACGCGATCCACCAGGCCAAACAGGACGGCGGGAAGCTTCACGTCCTCCACACCGTGGACGCGGACACGCTCCCGTCGTCGGTCAGCTCGATCAGCGTCGACGACGAGTTCAAGGAGATGGGGGAGGACATCGTGGAAGGCGTCGTCAAGCAGGCCGAAAGCGAGGGCGTCGAGGCCGAGGGGACGGTCATTTCCGGTTCGTCTGCGGAGCAGATAGTCAAGTACGCCGACGAACACGACATCGACCTCATCGTCATGGGAACCCACGGGCGTACCGGAATCGGTCGTGTCATCTCAGGCAGCGTGACCGAACACGTCGTCCGGTCGGCCACCGTTCCCGTCCTGGTGATCCACATCGAGGATCCGGCAGACGCCGACGACGACTGA
- a CDS encoding monovalent cation/H+ antiporter complex subunit F codes for MTEPTMIAQAYDAVLTIALILTSVLTLACSYRVIRGPTAPDRVVGLETVATNVVAIAVLVALLADRGFYVLIALELAIVGFVSTIAVAKFVIGGDVIR; via the coding sequence ATGACTGAACCCACGATGATCGCACAGGCCTACGACGCCGTGCTCACCATCGCGCTCATCCTCACGAGCGTGCTCACGCTCGCCTGTAGCTACCGGGTCATCCGCGGGCCGACCGCCCCCGACCGCGTCGTCGGATTGGAGACCGTGGCAACGAACGTCGTCGCCATCGCGGTGCTCGTCGCCCTCCTGGCCGACCGTGGGTTCTACGTGCTGATCGCGCTCGAACTGGCCATCGTCGGCTTCGTCAGCACGATTGCTGTCGCCAAGTTCGTCATCGGGGGTGACGTCATCCGATGA
- a CDS encoding ABC transporter ATP-binding protein yields MSADEVDPEELGEEVERPMYRLFAEYGGDHYHWFVIGLITSLLSRLLSLVPPLVLGVAIDSVFAESFNSNAYSLYFVPQSWIPTTQMGQFWFSAEIMGVAMVLAAFCNFARSSSLNLFSHRVKHEVRTSTYQWMQRLDMTFFDDHKTGELMSVLNNDANRLELFLDNMMGSAVQLFVLIVGIGAILFLTSPQLALVTMAVIPVAALFTWWFMKRIEKFYSGVRSSVGNLNTRLENNLAGIEVIKTAGTESFEGERVRKVSYDYFRRDWQALRMNFIYRPGMQLLTSIAFAATFVVGGLWLLSGPPLGFSGASPSVGDMVTFLILTQRMVEPLTQMSEVVDRYEDAKASARRIFGLLSIEPAITSSPDAVALDADDVEGEVEYDHVDFAYEGDHEVLSDVTFTAEPGETVGLVGPTGAGKSTICKLLPRLYDVTGGAIRVDGHDVRDLTVESLRGHIGYVGQDTFLFDGTVEENISYGAFDASHEDIVAAAKAAEAHDFITNLPDGYDTRVGERGLKLSGGQRQRISIARTILADPELLVLDEATSAVDTETEMLIQRSLDRLTEDRTTFIIAHRLSTVKGADTILSVEEGEIVERGTHEELLDNDGLYANLWRVQAGEIDALSEEFVLEASRRASASQVSRE; encoded by the coding sequence ATGAGTGCCGACGAGGTCGACCCGGAGGAATTGGGGGAGGAAGTGGAACGACCGATGTATCGGTTGTTCGCCGAATACGGGGGCGACCACTACCATTGGTTCGTCATCGGACTGATAACGAGTCTGCTGTCGCGGTTACTGTCGCTCGTGCCGCCGCTCGTGCTCGGGGTCGCTATCGATTCGGTGTTCGCCGAGTCGTTCAATAGCAACGCGTACTCGCTCTATTTCGTCCCTCAGTCGTGGATTCCGACGACGCAGATGGGCCAGTTCTGGTTCTCGGCCGAAATCATGGGCGTGGCGATGGTACTCGCGGCGTTCTGTAACTTTGCGCGGTCGTCCAGCCTGAACCTGTTCTCCCACCGCGTCAAACACGAAGTTCGGACCTCGACCTACCAGTGGATGCAGCGGTTGGACATGACCTTCTTCGACGACCACAAGACGGGCGAGTTGATGAGCGTCCTGAACAACGACGCGAACCGCCTCGAACTGTTCCTCGACAACATGATGGGGAGCGCCGTCCAGTTGTTCGTCCTCATCGTCGGCATCGGCGCGATTCTCTTTCTGACCAGTCCACAACTCGCGCTCGTCACGATGGCCGTCATTCCCGTCGCGGCGCTGTTCACGTGGTGGTTCATGAAGCGGATCGAGAAGTTCTATTCGGGAGTTCGGTCGTCGGTCGGGAACCTGAACACGCGGCTGGAGAACAACCTCGCCGGAATCGAGGTCATCAAGACCGCGGGAACGGAGTCGTTCGAGGGCGAACGCGTTCGGAAGGTCTCCTACGACTACTTCCGCCGGGATTGGCAGGCGCTCCGGATGAACTTCATTTATCGACCGGGAATGCAGTTGCTCACCTCCATCGCGTTCGCCGCGACGTTCGTCGTCGGGGGACTGTGGCTCCTCTCCGGTCCGCCGCTCGGTTTTTCGGGGGCGTCTCCCAGCGTCGGTGACATGGTCACTTTCCTCATCCTCACCCAACGGATGGTCGAACCGCTCACGCAGATGAGCGAGGTGGTGGACCGCTACGAGGACGCCAAGGCCTCCGCACGACGCATCTTCGGCTTGCTCTCCATCGAACCGGCCATCACCAGCAGTCCGGACGCCGTGGCGCTGGACGCCGACGACGTGGAGGGGGAGGTCGAGTACGACCACGTCGACTTTGCCTACGAGGGCGACCACGAGGTCTTATCGGACGTGACGTTCACCGCCGAACCCGGCGAGACGGTCGGCCTCGTCGGGCCGACGGGTGCCGGGAAGTCCACCATCTGCAAGCTTCTCCCGCGCCTCTACGACGTGACGGGCGGCGCGATTCGAGTGGACGGCCACGACGTGCGCGACCTCACGGTCGAGAGCCTGCGCGGGCACATCGGCTACGTCGGGCAGGACACCTTCCTCTTCGACGGCACCGTCGAGGAGAACATTTCGTATGGGGCGTTCGACGCGAGCCACGAGGATATCGTGGCGGCCGCGAAGGCCGCCGAGGCACACGACTTCATCACCAACCTCCCCGACGGTTACGACACGCGGGTCGGCGAACGCGGACTGAAGCTGTCGGGCGGCCAGCGCCAGCGGATTTCCATCGCCCGCACGATTCTGGCCGACCCCGAACTGCTCGTGTTGGACGAGGCGACGAGCGCGGTGGACACCGAGACGGAGATGCTCATCCAGCGTAGTCTCGACCGACTCACCGAGGACCGCACGACGTTCATCATCGCCCACCGCCTCTCGACGGTGAAGGGCGCGGACACCATCCTCTCCGTGGAAGAAGGAGAAATCGTGGAGCGCGGCACCCACGAGGAACTGCTGGACAACGACGGACTGTACGCCAACCTCTGGCGCGTGCAGGCCGGGGAGATCGATGCCTTGTCCGAGGAGTTCGTGTTGGAGGCTTCTCGGCGGGCGAGTGCGAGTCAAGTGAGTCGAGAATAG
- a CDS encoding complex I subunit 5 family protein, which translates to MTDTIIVAPLLIPLFTAIATLLARRRLRLQQGVSLLGSVAYLVAVAVLFARVVLPVGSTPRVLVYQVSNWPAPFGISLVADALSVFMLVIAAVVTLAALVFAVVSIQPYGQRLSFHSLYHFLVLGVTGSFLTGDVFNLFVWFEVMLMASYVFVLFYSGPEHTRAALSYVVLNLVGSAVMLLGIGGLYATTGTLNMADLARRLSDPAAYGIDVAPVLGLAALLFVVFALKAGLVPLHFWVPDAYAVAPTPITAVLAGVVKKVGVYAIIRLYFTVFATASLPVFESVLHGTSILSFFAPVLFVTAAASIIYGGLAAVGSDDLDRLLAYSSIGQVGFIVMPLAVAAAVSDPELRALGVVAALVYSAAHALAKSLLFLTSGVVSASFGTSSLDQLGGVASWRPSLAGGAFVGMLALVGIPPLLGFFGKLFVFNVAVQVLTTNPVGGQLVLAVTLVGAVLTIAYTTRLWNAVFWGTRTRSTTGVVSRRPLAVQLTVVVGLAALVVAFGLGFQLVSVAAHAAAQAATDTGAYVNGVGLMEVGR; encoded by the coding sequence ATGACTGATACGATCATCGTCGCGCCGCTTCTGATACCGCTCTTCACGGCCATCGCCACGCTGTTGGCTCGCCGACGCCTCCGTCTGCAACAGGGAGTGAGCCTCCTCGGAAGCGTCGCCTACCTCGTCGCCGTCGCAGTACTGTTCGCCCGCGTCGTCCTTCCGGTCGGTTCGACGCCGCGCGTCCTCGTCTACCAGGTATCGAACTGGCCCGCGCCGTTCGGTATCTCGCTCGTCGCCGACGCGCTGTCGGTGTTCATGCTCGTCATCGCCGCGGTGGTCACGCTCGCCGCGCTCGTCTTCGCCGTCGTCTCCATCCAGCCCTACGGCCAGCGTCTCTCGTTTCACTCGCTCTATCACTTCCTCGTCCTGGGCGTCACGGGGTCGTTCCTGACGGGCGACGTGTTCAACCTGTTCGTCTGGTTCGAGGTCATGCTCATGGCGAGCTACGTCTTCGTGCTGTTCTACAGTGGACCGGAGCACACGCGGGCGGCCCTCTCCTACGTCGTCCTCAACCTCGTCGGGAGCGCGGTCATGCTCCTCGGCATCGGCGGCCTTTACGCCACGACCGGGACGCTCAACATGGCCGACCTCGCCCGGCGTCTGTCCGATCCGGCCGCGTACGGCATCGACGTCGCTCCCGTCTTGGGACTGGCCGCCCTGCTGTTCGTCGTGTTCGCGCTCAAGGCGGGGTTGGTGCCGCTTCACTTCTGGGTCCCCGACGCGTACGCCGTCGCACCGACACCCATCACCGCCGTACTCGCTGGCGTCGTGAAGAAAGTCGGCGTGTACGCGATCATCCGACTCTACTTCACCGTCTTTGCAACCGCGTCGCTTCCGGTCTTCGAGTCCGTCCTCCACGGGACGTCGATACTCTCGTTCTTCGCCCCCGTCCTGTTCGTCACAGCGGCCGCGAGCATCATCTACGGCGGCCTCGCCGCGGTCGGCAGCGACGACCTCGACCGATTGCTGGCCTACTCCTCCATCGGGCAGGTCGGATTCATCGTCATGCCACTCGCGGTGGCGGCCGCAGTTTCCGATCCCGAGTTGCGAGCGCTCGGCGTCGTCGCGGCGCTCGTTTACTCCGCGGCCCACGCGCTGGCGAAGAGTCTGCTCTTCCTCACCAGCGGCGTCGTCTCGGCGTCGTTCGGAACCTCGTCGCTCGACCAACTCGGCGGGGTGGCGTCGTGGCGGCCGTCCCTCGCGGGCGGCGCGTTCGTCGGGATGCTCGCCCTCGTCGGCATTCCACCCCTTCTCGGTTTCTTCGGGAAACTGTTCGTGTTCAACGTGGCTGTGCAGGTGCTCACGACGAATCCGGTCGGTGGCCAACTCGTGCTCGCCGTCACGCTCGTCGGCGCGGTCCTCACTATCGCGTACACCACTCGGCTGTGGAACGCCGTCTTCTGGGGTACCCGGACTCGTTCGACGACCGGTGTCGTCTCCCGACGGCCCCTCGCGGTTCAGCTAACCGTCGTCGTGGGTCTCGCGGCACTGGTGGTCGCGTTCGGCCTCGGTTTCCAACTGGTATCCGTCGCCGCCCACGCGGCCGCTCAAGCGGCCACCGATACGGGTGCCTACGTTAACGGCGTGGGGCTGATGGAGGTGGGTCGATGA
- the dacZ gene encoding diadenylate cyclase DacZ, whose translation MASLSELLEDLVGGVDAVFLFSPSGSYYERFAELDDTDVVVVAPSNNVGASNFVELPLEFTSVKDRIRFGIEGAMDNGFAEDGDELTCVASMFGDGLDTVTQTRADEDVHSGIYDLFANSRADPGVIRDVFEVAIELGKKGQKGKPVGALFIVGDAGKVMNKSRPLSYNPFEKSHVHVGDPIVNVMLKEFSRLDGAFVISDSGKIVSAYRYLEPSAEGVDIPKGLGARHMAGGAITRDTNATAIVLSESDGLVRAFKGGEIILELDPEAY comes from the coding sequence ATGGCTAGCCTGAGCGAACTTCTGGAGGACCTCGTCGGGGGTGTCGACGCAGTGTTTCTCTTCTCTCCGAGCGGGTCGTACTACGAACGGTTCGCGGAACTCGACGACACGGACGTGGTCGTCGTCGCCCCGAGCAACAACGTCGGCGCGAGCAACTTCGTGGAACTGCCGCTCGAATTCACCAGCGTCAAAGACCGCATCCGGTTCGGCATCGAAGGGGCGATGGACAACGGATTCGCGGAGGACGGTGACGAACTGACCTGCGTGGCGAGCATGTTCGGCGACGGACTCGATACGGTCACCCAGACCAGGGCGGACGAGGACGTTCACTCGGGTATCTACGACCTGTTCGCCAACTCGCGGGCCGACCCCGGCGTCATCCGGGACGTGTTCGAAGTCGCCATCGAACTGGGGAAGAAGGGACAGAAAGGGAAACCCGTCGGCGCGCTGTTCATCGTCGGTGACGCGGGCAAAGTGATGAACAAGTCCCGCCCGCTGTCGTACAACCCGTTCGAGAAGAGCCACGTCCACGTCGGGGACCCCATCGTGAACGTCATGCTGAAGGAGTTCTCCCGACTCGACGGCGCGTTCGTCATCTCCGATTCGGGCAAAATCGTCTCGGCGTACCGCTACCTCGAACCGTCGGCGGAGGGCGTGGACATCCCGAAAGGACTCGGTGCACGCCACATGGCGGGCGGTGCGATCACGCGCGATACGAACGCGACGGCCATCGTCCTCTCGGAGAGTGATGGGCTCGTTCGGGCGTTCAAGGGCGGTGAGATAATTCTGGAACTCGACCCGGAGGCTTATTAG
- the sugE gene encoding quaternary ammonium compound efflux SMR transporter SugE, with protein sequence MSWKLLVVAGLFEVAWAIGLEYSEGFSKLWPSVFTVVALVVSMALLAKSLQTLPVGTAYAVWTGIGAVGTAILGIALFDESADVLRVVFIGVIVVGIVGLNLVSG encoded by the coding sequence ATGTCGTGGAAGCTGCTCGTCGTCGCCGGACTGTTCGAAGTCGCGTGGGCCATCGGCCTCGAATACTCCGAGGGCTTCTCGAAACTCTGGCCCTCCGTCTTCACCGTCGTCGCCCTCGTGGTCAGCATGGCCTTGCTGGCGAAGTCCCTCCAGACGCTCCCCGTCGGCACCGCCTACGCCGTCTGGACCGGCATCGGTGCGGTCGGGACGGCAATCCTCGGAATCGCCCTCTTCGACGAATCCGCCGACGTGCTGCGGGTCGTGTTTATCGGGGTGATCGTGGTGGGAATCGTCGGCCTGAATCTCGTCTCCGGCTAA
- a CDS encoding Na+/H+ antiporter subunit E: MRRRWMLQGVALAVLWMLVRGATLTVSGFVTEFVLGLGVGLVISYSLRRFYAPRSPLVWRPRTLRYVLGYVWTFVKQLVVSNLDVARLTLSPSMPIEPTVVDVPLRVRSDVAITTIANSITLTPGTLTINYDEEDHSLSVHSIDGDRESLVESVRTWEDYAFVIFGETPTPIPSSRDEWAGGKDDD, encoded by the coding sequence ATGAGGCGTCGATGGATGTTGCAGGGGGTCGCGCTCGCCGTCCTGTGGATGTTGGTTCGCGGTGCGACGCTCACGGTTTCGGGATTCGTGACGGAGTTCGTGCTCGGACTCGGGGTCGGTCTCGTCATCTCCTACTCGCTCCGTCGATTTTACGCTCCCAGAAGCCCGCTCGTCTGGCGTCCTCGAACCCTTCGATACGTCCTCGGCTACGTGTGGACGTTCGTCAAACAACTGGTCGTCTCCAACCTCGACGTCGCACGACTCACGCTCTCGCCGTCGATGCCCATCGAACCGACGGTCGTGGATGTGCCGCTCAGGGTTCGCAGCGACGTCGCCATCACGACCATCGCCAACAGCATCACGCTCACGCCCGGAACGCTCACCATCAACTACGACGAGGAGGACCACTCCCTCTCCGTCCACAGTATCGACGGCGACAGGGAGTCGCTCGTCGAATCCGTCCGAACGTGGGAGGACTACGCGTTCGTCATCTTTGGCGAGACGCCGACACCGATACCCTCGTCCAGGGACGAGTGGGCAGGAGGGAAGGACGATGACTGA